In Streptomyces sp. NBC_01408, one DNA window encodes the following:
- a CDS encoding gamma-glutamylcyclotransferase family protein: MASVVRPPDRSVQLPFFVYGTLRPGEVNHDLFLRGRTASEEPGLLPDAALYDGPGYPYAVHRPGPGIVGELITAAPDAYGELLVALDRLEEYEGPGRPGNIYDRMAREVLRPDGSSVLAWVYLASPLLARELRTSGAEIPGGDWLKR, translated from the coding sequence GTGGCATCGGTCGTTCGGCCACCGGACCGGAGCGTGCAGCTCCCCTTCTTCGTCTACGGGACGCTGCGCCCGGGGGAGGTCAACCACGACCTGTTCCTGCGCGGCCGCACGGCCTCCGAGGAGCCCGGCCTGCTCCCGGACGCGGCGCTCTACGACGGCCCCGGCTACCCGTACGCGGTCCACCGCCCCGGCCCCGGCATCGTCGGGGAGCTGATCACGGCCGCACCGGACGCCTACGGGGAACTGCTGGTCGCGCTGGACCGGCTGGAGGAGTACGAGGGCCCGGGCCGCCCGGGGAACATCTACGACCGGATGGCCCGCGAGGTGCTCCGCCCCGACGGCTCCTCCGTCCTGGCCTGGGTCTACCTGGCGTCCCCGCTCCTGGCCCGCGAACTGCGGACCTCGGGCGCGGAGATACCGGGCGGCGACTGGCTCAAGCGGTAG
- a CDS encoding alkaline phosphatase PhoX: MERRTFLRGAVIGSSAAAFGGTLMHGAAYAAPAQPGAGPYGALGAADANGIQLPAGFSSRVIARSGQNVGSTSYQWHSAPDGGACFADGTGWIYVSNSEINPSGGASAVKFNSSGSITGAYRILSNTRQNCAGGKTPWNTWLSCEEVSLGYVYETDPYGVNAAVRRSAMGRFKHEAAAADPVRQVIYLTEDESSGCFYRFIPTTWGNLSSGTLQVLKAGTAASGSFTWANVPDPDGSPTATRSQVSGSKKFNGGEGCHYANDTVWFTTKGDNRVWQLNLTNNTYELAYDDSLVPGGAAPLTGVDNVTGSSYGDLYIAEDGGNMEICLITPDDVVAPFLRITGQSSSEICGPAFSPAGNRLYFSSQRGTSGSSSAGITYEVTGPFRV; the protein is encoded by the coding sequence GTGGAACGTCGTACCTTCCTGCGCGGTGCCGTCATCGGCTCGTCGGCTGCCGCCTTCGGCGGCACCCTGATGCACGGCGCCGCCTACGCGGCCCCCGCCCAGCCCGGCGCCGGGCCCTACGGGGCCCTCGGCGCGGCGGACGCGAACGGCATCCAGCTGCCCGCCGGCTTCAGCAGCCGGGTGATCGCCCGGTCCGGCCAGAACGTCGGCTCCACCTCGTACCAGTGGCACAGCGCCCCCGACGGCGGCGCGTGTTTCGCGGACGGCACGGGCTGGATCTACGTGTCCAACTCGGAGATCAACCCCAGCGGCGGCGCGAGCGCGGTGAAGTTCAACTCCTCCGGCAGCATCACCGGCGCCTACCGGATCCTCTCCAACACCCGGCAGAACTGCGCGGGCGGCAAGACCCCGTGGAACACCTGGCTGTCCTGCGAGGAGGTAAGTCTCGGCTACGTCTACGAGACCGACCCGTACGGCGTGAACGCGGCCGTGCGGCGCTCCGCGATGGGCCGCTTCAAGCACGAGGCGGCCGCCGCCGACCCGGTCCGCCAGGTGATCTACCTGACGGAGGACGAGTCGAGCGGCTGCTTCTACCGCTTCATCCCGACCACCTGGGGAAACCTCTCCTCGGGCACCCTCCAGGTCCTCAAGGCCGGTACGGCCGCCTCCGGTTCCTTCACCTGGGCCAACGTCCCGGACCCGGACGGTTCGCCGACCGCCACCCGTAGCCAGGTCTCCGGCTCGAAGAAGTTCAACGGCGGCGAGGGCTGCCACTACGCCAACGACACGGTCTGGTTCACCACCAAGGGCGACAACCGGGTCTGGCAGCTCAACCTCACGAACAACACCTACGAGCTGGCCTACGACGACTCGCTCGTCCCCGGCGGCGCGGCCCCGCTGACGGGCGTGGACAACGTCACCGGGTCCTCGTACGGCGACCTGTACATCGCCGAGGACGGCGGCAACATGGAGATCTGCCTGATCACCCCGGACGACGTGGTCGCCCCGTTCCTGCGGATCACGGGCCAGTCCTCCTCGGAGATCTGCGGCCCGGCCTTCTCCCCCGCCGGCAACCGGCTGTACTTCTCCAGCCAGCGCGGCACCAGCGGCAGCTCCTCGGCGGGCATCACCTACGAGGTGACGGGCCCGTTCCGGGTCTGA
- a CDS encoding ferredoxin reductase family protein has translation MRDVAVRVRGGMLGGAGAVALLWAAQVRPSARPDALFATAAHLTGLLAGYGVLVLLFLMARVPAVEHGVGADRLARWHALGGRYVLLLCFGHGLFALLGYAVHEGLDVVSAGRELLGYPALAAAALGTVLLAAVGVTSARAVRRRVSYETWRGAHLLVYLAVALGFGHQLAGPDLAPVAWFWALAHSAVAVLLVWYRAVVPVRQALRHALRVAEVRAEGPGVVSVVMYGEHLAELRAEPGQFLRWRFLQRRLWHTALPFSLSAPVRGNTLRITVKGLGGHSRRIRRLRPGTRVLATGPFGALTAARRTRPKVLLIAGGVGITPMRALFETLPGGPGDITLLYRAGAEEHLVLRAELEAIAAERQAGLHYLLGPSGSAYDPLAPQALAALVPDLAEHDVYLCGPPGMTGATRAALLRAGVPAGRVHSECFSF, from the coding sequence ATGCGAGACGTGGCGGTGCGGGTCAGGGGCGGGATGCTGGGCGGGGCGGGGGCGGTGGCCCTGCTGTGGGCCGCGCAGGTACGCCCCTCCGCCCGGCCCGACGCGCTGTTCGCCACGGCCGCCCACCTGACCGGCCTGCTCGCCGGGTACGGGGTGCTGGTGCTGCTGTTCCTGATGGCCCGGGTCCCGGCCGTCGAGCACGGGGTCGGCGCCGACCGGCTCGCCCGGTGGCACGCGCTGGGCGGCCGGTACGTGCTGCTGCTCTGCTTCGGCCACGGTCTGTTCGCCCTGCTCGGGTACGCCGTGCACGAGGGGCTCGACGTGGTCTCCGCCGGCCGGGAGCTCCTCGGCTACCCGGCGCTCGCCGCCGCCGCGCTCGGGACCGTCCTGCTGGCCGCCGTCGGCGTGACCTCCGCCCGGGCCGTACGCCGACGGGTCTCCTACGAGACCTGGCGCGGGGCGCACCTGCTCGTATACCTCGCCGTCGCCCTCGGCTTCGGACACCAGCTCGCCGGACCCGACCTCGCCCCGGTCGCCTGGTTCTGGGCCCTCGCCCACAGCGCGGTCGCCGTCCTGCTGGTCTGGTACCGCGCGGTGGTCCCCGTGCGCCAGGCCCTGCGGCACGCGCTGCGGGTCGCGGAGGTCCGCGCCGAGGGGCCCGGGGTGGTCTCCGTCGTCATGTACGGGGAGCACCTCGCGGAACTGCGCGCGGAGCCGGGCCAGTTCCTGCGCTGGCGGTTCCTCCAGCGGCGGCTGTGGCACACCGCCCTGCCGTTCTCGCTGTCCGCGCCGGTCCGCGGGAACACCCTGCGGATCACGGTCAAGGGGCTGGGCGGCCACTCCCGCCGCATCCGCCGGCTGCGTCCCGGCACCCGGGTCCTGGCCACCGGGCCGTTCGGGGCGCTGACCGCCGCCCGCCGGACGCGGCCCAAGGTGCTGCTGATCGCGGGCGGGGTCGGCATCACCCCGATGCGGGCCCTGTTCGAGACGCTGCCCGGCGGCCCCGGCGACATCACCCTGCTCTACCGGGCCGGGGCCGAGGAGCACCTCGTCCTGCGCGCCGAACTGGAGGCCATCGCCGCCGAACGGCAGGCCGGGCTGCACTACCTGCTCGGGCCGTCGGGCAGTGCGTACGATCCGCTCGCCCCGCAGGCGCTGGCCGCGCTGGTGCCGGACCTGGCCGAGCACGACGTCTACCTGTGCGGGCCGCCCGGCATGACCGGGGCGACCCGGGCCGCGCTGCTGCGGGCCGGGGTCCCGGCCGGGCGCGTGCACAGCGAGTGCTTCAGCTTCTGA
- a CDS encoding TSUP family transporter — MPDISTTMIVILCVAAAAAGWIDAVVGGGGLLLLPALLLGLPNAHPATVLGTNKAVAIVGTGGAAVTYVRKAPVDVKLAVRIGAAALAGSMGGAALAGGISKDALRPLIMVVLVVVAAFVLFRPAFGTAPSTSPVSRQRVLLAIGLAGLGIGFYDGLIGPGTGTFLVLALTALLHLDLVTASATAKIVNVCTNAGALAMFAYQGMVLWQLAALMAVFNLAGALIGARMALKKGSGFVRGVLLTVVGALVLKLGFEQWG, encoded by the coding sequence GTGCCTGACATATCAACGACCATGATCGTCATTTTGTGCGTGGCCGCTGCGGCCGCCGGCTGGATCGACGCGGTGGTGGGCGGCGGCGGCCTGCTGCTCCTGCCCGCGCTGCTGCTCGGCCTGCCCAACGCCCACCCCGCCACCGTCCTCGGTACCAACAAGGCCGTGGCCATCGTCGGCACCGGGGGCGCGGCCGTGACCTACGTGCGCAAGGCCCCGGTGGACGTGAAGCTGGCTGTCCGCATCGGCGCCGCCGCACTCGCCGGGTCGATGGGGGGTGCCGCGCTCGCCGGGGGCATCAGCAAGGACGCGCTGCGCCCGCTGATCATGGTGGTGCTGGTGGTCGTCGCCGCCTTCGTGCTCTTCCGCCCCGCCTTCGGCACCGCCCCCTCCACTTCGCCCGTCAGCCGTCAGCGGGTGCTGCTGGCCATCGGGCTGGCCGGGCTCGGCATCGGCTTCTACGACGGCCTCATCGGGCCCGGCACCGGCACCTTCCTGGTGCTCGCGCTCACCGCGCTCCTCCACCTCGACCTGGTCACCGCCTCGGCGACCGCCAAGATCGTCAACGTGTGCACCAACGCCGGAGCCCTCGCGATGTTCGCGTACCAGGGCATGGTGCTGTGGCAGCTGGCCGCCCTGATGGCGGTGTTCAACCTGGCCGGCGCCTTGATCGGGGCCCGGATGGCGCTGAAGAAGGGCAGCGGCTTCGTCCGTGGCGTCCTGCTGACCGTGGTGGGCGCCCTGGTGCTGAAGCTCGGCTTCGAGCAGTGGGGCTGA
- a CDS encoding VOC family protein, with amino-acid sequence MSATMIFVNLPVKDLDAAKAFWGKLGYSFNAQFTDENCASMVISDTIVAMLLTEARYKDFTHKEIADATKTSEVLLCLSAESRAKVDELVDGAVAAGATEPRPAQDHGSMYGRAFDDLDGHTWEIMWMDPAAFQG; translated from the coding sequence ATGTCCGCGACCATGATCTTCGTCAACCTGCCCGTCAAGGACCTGGACGCCGCCAAGGCCTTCTGGGGCAAGCTCGGATACTCCTTCAACGCCCAGTTCACCGACGAGAACTGCGCCTCCATGGTGATCAGCGACACCATCGTCGCCATGCTCCTGACCGAGGCCCGCTACAAGGACTTCACCCACAAGGAGATCGCGGACGCCACCAAGACCTCCGAGGTGCTCCTGTGCCTCAGCGCCGAGAGCCGCGCCAAGGTCGACGAGCTCGTCGACGGGGCCGTCGCCGCCGGGGCCACCGAGCCCCGCCCCGCACAGGACCACGGCTCCATGTACGGCCGCGCCTTCGACGACCTCGACGGCCACACCTGGGAGATCATGTGGATGGACCCGGCGGCCTTCCAGGGCTGA
- a CDS encoding NAD(P)/FAD-dependent oxidoreductase, which yields MTSDQRVVVIGGGLAGLRLAQRLGAGADTGTSTGADASVTVLGEEAHVPYNRVLLSEVLAGRYAPEVIALPAPGHALRRGVRAVRVDRADRTVHCDDGSTERYDTLVLATGSNPVLPPLRGLFEPGGGELPDGVHAFRTMDDCLALSAAVRPGVRAVVIGGGLLGVSAARALAERGAQVVLAQQAERLMERQLDADASALLHAHLSDLGVEIHAECRVRGLTTSAAPLPGRSPSSRPARGNRRVTGVELADGYRLDADLVVLACGVRPRTGLATAAGLTVRTGIVVDDQLRTSDPRIHAIGDCAEHDGRVYGLAGPALEQADAIADVLTGRGTPYAGTRALTRLTLGGAGAGPLDLAAFGETTPLPGDDVVRLADATRRTYRKVVLRGDRLVGGVLLGELSTVGALARTWDGDAPLPDPADLFHLLTDDGGH from the coding sequence ATGACCTCGGACCAGCGTGTGGTGGTGATCGGCGGCGGCCTCGCGGGCCTGCGGCTCGCGCAGCGGCTCGGCGCGGGCGCGGACACCGGCACGAGCACCGGCGCGGACGCCTCGGTGACCGTGCTGGGCGAGGAGGCGCACGTCCCGTACAACCGGGTCCTCCTCTCCGAGGTGCTGGCGGGCCGGTACGCACCGGAGGTGATCGCCCTGCCCGCGCCCGGCCACGCGCTGCGCCGGGGTGTCCGGGCGGTCCGCGTGGACCGCGCCGACCGGACGGTCCACTGCGACGACGGCAGCACGGAGCGGTACGACACGCTGGTCCTGGCCACCGGGTCCAATCCCGTCCTGCCGCCGCTGCGCGGGCTGTTCGAGCCCGGGGGCGGGGAACTCCCCGACGGGGTCCACGCGTTCCGCACCATGGACGACTGCCTGGCCCTCTCGGCGGCCGTACGCCCCGGCGTGCGGGCGGTGGTGATCGGCGGGGGCCTGCTGGGCGTCTCGGCGGCCCGGGCGCTGGCCGAGCGCGGCGCGCAGGTGGTCCTGGCCCAGCAGGCGGAGCGCCTGATGGAGCGCCAGCTGGACGCGGACGCCTCTGCCTTGCTGCACGCGCACCTGTCTGACCTCGGCGTGGAGATCCACGCCGAGTGCCGGGTCCGCGGCCTGACCACGTCTGCGGCTCCGCTCCCGGGGCGGAGCCCCAGCAGCCGCCCCGCACGGGGCAACCGCCGGGTCACCGGGGTCGAGCTCGCCGACGGCTACCGCCTCGACGCCGACCTCGTCGTGCTGGCCTGCGGCGTACGCCCCCGCACCGGCCTCGCCACGGCCGCCGGGCTCACGGTCCGCACCGGCATCGTCGTCGACGACCAGCTGCGCACCAGCGACCCCCGGATCCACGCCATCGGCGACTGCGCCGAGCACGACGGCCGGGTGTACGGCCTGGCCGGCCCGGCCCTGGAGCAGGCCGACGCCATCGCCGACGTCCTCACCGGCCGTGGGACCCCGTACGCCGGCACCCGCGCGCTGACCCGCCTCACCCTGGGCGGCGCCGGAGCCGGCCCCCTCGACCTCGCCGCCTTCGGCGAGACCACCCCGCTCCCCGGCGACGACGTGGTCCGCCTCGCCGACGCCACCCGCCGGACCTACCGGAAGGTCGTCCTCCGCGGCGACCGCCTCGTCGGCGGGGTGCTGCTCGGCGAGCTCTCCACCGTGGGAGCCCTCGCCCGTACCTGGGACGGCGACGCCCCCCTGCCCGACCCCGCCGACCTGTTCCACCTGCTCACCGACGACGGAGGCCACTGA
- the nirD gene encoding nitrite reductase small subunit NirD, giving the protein MTVELEVPEGWLTVCELSALTPGRGVAALLPDGSQAAVFADRSGRTYAIANQDPFTGAQVLSRGLLGCAQGRPFVASPLLKQRFDLESGRCLDDEEVAVRTYRVRTAATS; this is encoded by the coding sequence ATGACCGTCGAACTCGAGGTACCGGAGGGCTGGCTGACCGTGTGCGAGCTGTCCGCTCTCACCCCCGGGCGCGGGGTCGCGGCCCTGCTGCCCGACGGGAGTCAGGCAGCGGTGTTCGCCGACCGCTCGGGGCGCACGTACGCGATCGCCAACCAGGACCCCTTCACCGGCGCGCAGGTGCTCTCACGGGGGCTGCTGGGGTGTGCGCAGGGCAGGCCCTTCGTGGCCTCGCCGCTGCTCAAGCAGCGCTTCGACCTGGAGTCGGGGCGCTGCCTGGACGACGAGGAGGTGGCGGTCCGGACCTACCGGGTGCGGACCGCCGCGACCTCGTGA
- a CDS encoding helix-turn-helix domain-containing protein, protein MLRIHFTGVDLARVRMAGRPDALWETILSFHRLRDRRDARLFGEWRTETRSRLNSETRVLGMLIPSRGYFPDFLTPVEGQYGWDVGVDALRGIRPDRMRQELALLGAGAGLGAAFGMPSAVSGGAETSLPRRLRELMDGGTKHLPRLLGELRAYHRAAVEPYWTHIQAQIEAERAARGRALLDGGADELLASLPPMLRWRAPVLECDYPVDRDVRLRGRGLLLQPSFFCRRTAVTLHDPELPPVLVYPAAAQLVSAPTGGDVCPVAEDQRVRTLGKLVGHTRSVVLRAIGDGATTSELARRAGVSLASASQHACVMREAGLVTTLRHGNAVLHTVTPLGAALLKGGAVAS, encoded by the coding sequence GTGCTGCGTATCCATTTCACTGGAGTGGACCTGGCACGCGTACGGATGGCAGGGCGTCCCGATGCGTTGTGGGAAACGATTCTCAGCTTTCACCGTTTAAGGGACCGGCGTGACGCCCGGTTGTTCGGTGAATGGCGAACGGAAACTCGGAGCAGGTTGAATAGTGAAACACGCGTGCTCGGTATGCTCATACCGAGTCGCGGATATTTTCCGGATTTCCTGACCCCCGTGGAGGGGCAGTACGGGTGGGACGTGGGCGTCGACGCGCTGCGCGGCATCCGCCCGGACCGGATGCGGCAGGAGCTGGCGCTGCTGGGCGCGGGAGCCGGTCTCGGGGCGGCGTTCGGTATGCCATCCGCCGTGAGCGGGGGCGCTGAAACGTCCCTCCCGCGGCGGCTCCGGGAGCTCATGGACGGCGGCACCAAGCACCTGCCGCGCCTGCTGGGCGAGTTGCGCGCCTACCACCGGGCGGCCGTGGAGCCGTACTGGACCCACATCCAGGCCCAGATCGAGGCCGAGCGGGCCGCCCGCGGCCGGGCCCTGCTGGACGGGGGCGCGGACGAGCTGCTGGCCTCGCTGCCGCCGATGCTGCGCTGGCGGGCCCCGGTGCTGGAGTGCGACTACCCGGTGGACCGGGACGTACGGCTGCGGGGGCGCGGGCTGCTGCTCCAGCCCTCCTTCTTCTGCCGCCGGACCGCCGTCACCCTGCACGACCCGGAACTGCCGCCGGTGCTGGTCTACCCGGCCGCCGCGCAGCTGGTCTCCGCGCCGACCGGCGGGGACGTGTGCCCGGTCGCCGAGGACCAGAGGGTGCGCACCCTGGGCAAGCTCGTCGGCCACACCCGCTCGGTGGTGCTGCGGGCCATCGGCGACGGGGCGACCACCAGCGAACTCGCCCGCCGGGCCGGGGTCTCGCTGGCCTCCGCGAGCCAGCACGCCTGCGTGATGCGCGAGGCCGGGCTGGTGACGACGCTGAGGCACGGCAACGCCGTGCTGCACACCGTGACCCCGCTGGGGGCGGCGCTGCTCAAGGGCGGGGCCGTGGCTTCGTGA
- the nirB gene encoding nitrite reductase large subunit NirB yields the protein MTEPLPTIVLIGHGMVGQRYLEALAEHGATATHRITVLCEEPRPAYDRVHLTSYFSGSSAEDLSMTPAGFMEEHGISLHLGDPAEHIDRDARTVTSRSGQVFPYDVLVLATGSYPFVPPVHGKDAPGCFVYRTIEDLLAIEEYAKDRTTGAVVGGGLLGLEAAGALQGLGLTTRIVEFAPRLMPVQVDEGGGAALLRTIESMGLTVHTGVGTQEVLTGEDGRVTGMRLSDGSAVDTDLVVFSAGVRPRDQLAHACGLDVGERGGIRVDSRCRTSDPRVYAIGECALASDGRVYGLVAPGYEMAETAADDLLGREKEFTGADLSTKLKLLGVDVASFGDAHGSAPGSLDVVWSDSRSGVYKKLVVSPDGVLLGGVLVGDADSYGVLRPLTGSVPPVAPEQLVLPAGLGAPVALGPSSLPDHAVICSCHNVTKKAITACATLPEVKKCTKAGTGCGSCLKVIGQLLPAATDKGLCGCFPHTRAELYEIVRTRRLTSYEQLLDGHGRPEARGGDGCEVCKPTVGSIIASLAPTLGASVYVLDGEQAALQDTNDHFLANLQRNGSYSVVPRIPGGEITPDKLIVIGEVARDFGLYTKITGGQRIDLFGASVDQLPRIWARLVDAGFESGHAYGKALRTVKSCVGQTWCRYGVQDSVRMAIDLELRYRGLRAPHKLKSAVSGCARECAEAQSKDFGVIATASGWNLYVGGNGGATPRHADLLAQDLSDAELVRLIDRFLMFYIRTADRLERTSTWLDRLEGGLDHLRDVVVHDSLGLCAELESLMADHVAHYRDEWAETLQDPERLRRFVSFVNAPGAPDPTVKFVPERDQVKPDLAVLTLEPVGGTR from the coding sequence ATGACCGAGCCCTTGCCCACGATCGTGCTCATCGGGCACGGCATGGTCGGCCAGCGCTACCTCGAAGCGCTCGCCGAGCACGGGGCCACCGCCACGCACCGGATCACCGTGCTCTGCGAGGAGCCCCGGCCCGCCTACGACCGCGTGCACCTGACCTCGTACTTCTCCGGCAGCAGCGCCGAGGACCTGTCCATGACTCCCGCGGGTTTCATGGAGGAGCACGGCATCTCCCTGCACCTGGGCGACCCGGCCGAGCACATCGACCGGGACGCCCGCACCGTCACCTCCCGCTCCGGGCAGGTCTTCCCGTACGACGTCCTCGTCCTCGCCACCGGCAGCTACCCCTTCGTGCCGCCCGTCCACGGCAAGGACGCCCCCGGCTGCTTCGTCTACCGCACCATCGAGGACCTCCTCGCCATCGAGGAGTACGCGAAGGACCGCACCACGGGCGCGGTCGTCGGCGGGGGTCTGCTCGGACTCGAAGCCGCGGGCGCCCTCCAGGGCCTCGGCCTCACCACCCGCATCGTCGAGTTCGCCCCGCGCCTGATGCCCGTCCAGGTCGACGAGGGCGGCGGCGCGGCCCTGCTGCGCACCATCGAGTCCATGGGCCTCACCGTCCACACCGGCGTCGGCACCCAGGAGGTGCTGACCGGCGAGGACGGCCGGGTGACGGGCATGCGGCTCTCGGACGGCTCCGCCGTCGACACCGACCTCGTGGTCTTCTCCGCCGGTGTCCGCCCCCGCGACCAGCTCGCCCACGCCTGCGGCCTGGACGTCGGCGAGCGCGGCGGCATCCGGGTCGACTCCCGCTGCCGTACCTCCGACCCGCGGGTCTACGCCATCGGCGAGTGCGCCCTGGCCTCCGACGGCCGCGTCTACGGCCTGGTCGCGCCCGGCTACGAGATGGCCGAGACCGCCGCCGACGACCTCCTGGGCCGGGAGAAGGAGTTCACCGGCGCCGACCTCTCCACCAAGCTCAAGCTGCTCGGCGTGGACGTGGCCTCCTTCGGCGACGCCCACGGCAGCGCCCCGGGCAGCCTGGACGTCGTCTGGTCCGACTCCCGCTCCGGCGTCTACAAGAAGCTCGTCGTCTCCCCCGACGGGGTGCTCCTGGGCGGGGTCCTGGTCGGCGACGCGGACTCCTACGGCGTGCTGCGCCCGCTCACCGGCAGCGTCCCGCCCGTCGCGCCCGAGCAGCTGGTCCTGCCCGCCGGACTCGGCGCGCCCGTCGCGCTCGGCCCGTCCTCCCTCCCCGACCACGCGGTGATCTGCTCCTGCCACAACGTCACCAAGAAGGCCATCACCGCCTGCGCCACCCTCCCCGAGGTCAAGAAGTGCACCAAGGCCGGCACCGGCTGCGGCAGCTGCCTCAAGGTGATCGGCCAGCTGCTGCCCGCCGCCACCGACAAGGGGCTGTGCGGCTGCTTCCCGCACACCCGCGCCGAGCTCTACGAGATCGTCCGCACCCGCCGCCTGACCTCGTACGAGCAGCTGCTCGACGGCCACGGCCGGCCCGAGGCCCGCGGCGGCGACGGCTGCGAGGTCTGCAAGCCCACCGTCGGCTCGATCATCGCCTCCCTCGCCCCGACGCTCGGCGCGAGCGTCTACGTCCTGGACGGGGAGCAGGCCGCCCTCCAGGACACCAACGACCACTTCCTCGCGAACTTGCAGCGCAACGGCTCGTACTCGGTCGTCCCGCGCATTCCGGGCGGTGAGATCACCCCCGACAAGCTGATCGTGATCGGCGAGGTGGCCCGCGACTTCGGGCTCTACACGAAGATCACCGGCGGCCAGCGGATCGACCTGTTCGGGGCGAGCGTGGACCAGCTCCCGCGGATCTGGGCCCGGCTCGTCGACGCCGGGTTCGAGTCCGGGCACGCGTACGGGAAGGCCCTGCGGACGGTGAAGTCCTGTGTGGGACAGACCTGGTGCCGCTACGGGGTCCAGGACAGCGTACGGATGGCCATCGACCTGGAGCTGCGCTACCGGGGCCTGCGCGCCCCCCACAAGCTCAAGTCGGCGGTGTCCGGCTGCGCCCGCGAGTGCGCGGAGGCGCAGAGCAAGGACTTCGGCGTGATCGCGACGGCGAGTGGCTGGAACCTGTACGTCGGCGGCAACGGCGGGGCCACCCCGCGCCACGCCGACCTCCTCGCCCAGGACCTGTCGGACGCCGAACTGGTGCGGCTCATCGACCGGTTCCTGATGTTCTACATCCGCACCGCCGACCGGCTGGAGCGGACCTCCACCTGGCTGGACCGGCTGGAGGGGGGCCTGGACCACCTGCGGGACGTCGTCGTGCACGACTCGCTGGGGCTGTGCGCCGAGTTGGAGTCCCTGATGGCCGACCACGTGGCGCACTACCGCGACGAGTGGGCCGAGACGCTCCAGGACCCGGAGCGGCTGCGCCGGTTCGTGTCCTTCGTCAACGCGCCCGGCGCCCCCGACCCGACCGTGAAGTTCGTCCCCGAGCGGGACCAGGTCAAGCCCGACCTGGCCGTTCTCACCCTGGAGCCCGTGGGAGGCACGCGATGA
- a CDS encoding class F sortase: MGGAFRAVRGGPGAGPAPPDRAGRRPTARHAGLLALAACVGVWLVTSGSHEPVGPPLPSPAEALTAAGADAAGAGIAPLPGSPPTRVRIPAIRVDAPLVGLGLQPGGSLEVPPPARRDLAGWYREGTTPGAAGTAVIAGHVDHATGPAVFYHLGALRRGAAVEVPRADGHTAVFTVHAVEVYDAKAFPDGRVYGPSPHAELRLITCGGGFSPLTGYRGNVVVFAHLTGTY, translated from the coding sequence ATGGGTGGCGCATTCCGAGCCGTCCGGGGCGGCCCCGGAGCCGGACCGGCCCCGCCGGACCGGGCCGGGCGCAGGCCCACCGCCCGTCACGCGGGCCTCCTGGCACTCGCCGCCTGCGTCGGCGTCTGGCTCGTGACCAGCGGTTCCCACGAGCCGGTCGGGCCACCGCTGCCCTCCCCGGCCGAGGCCCTGACCGCTGCCGGAGCCGATGCGGCGGGCGCCGGTATCGCGCCGCTCCCCGGTTCCCCGCCCACGCGCGTCCGGATCCCCGCCATCCGGGTCGACGCCCCGCTGGTCGGCCTCGGCCTGCAACCGGGCGGCAGCCTCGAAGTCCCCCCGCCCGCCCGGCGCGACCTGGCCGGCTGGTACCGCGAGGGCACCACCCCGGGCGCCGCGGGCACGGCCGTCATCGCCGGGCACGTGGACCACGCCACCGGCCCGGCGGTCTTCTACCACCTGGGCGCGCTGCGCCGCGGGGCCGCCGTCGAGGTGCCGCGCGCGGACGGGCACACGGCCGTGTTCACCGTCCACGCGGTCGAGGTCTACGACGCCAAGGCCTTCCCCGACGGGCGCGTGTACGGCCCTTCACCGCACGCGGAGCTGCGGCTCATCACCTGCGGGGGCGGCTTCTCGCCCCTCACCGGATACCGGGGCAACGTGGTCGTCTTCGCCCACCTGACCGGTACGTACTGA
- a CDS encoding group III truncated hemoglobin, which translates to MNHFAADADIRGRADLDVVLRRFYTAAFADRQIGPFFTEIAGTDLEVHLPRITDFWERALFRSADYGRNAFAPHAALHSARAMTGADFGRWVQLWNATIDGLHRGPNAERAKAQGERIALALHRRLAGDSAPLHGEGRVGFVPLAAVELRSVA; encoded by the coding sequence ATGAACCACTTCGCCGCCGATGCCGACATCCGCGGCCGCGCCGACCTCGACGTCGTGCTGCGCCGCTTCTACACCGCCGCTTTCGCCGACCGTCAGATCGGCCCCTTCTTCACCGAGATCGCGGGCACGGACCTGGAGGTCCACCTGCCGCGCATCACCGACTTCTGGGAACGGGCCCTGTTCCGCAGCGCCGACTACGGGCGCAACGCCTTCGCCCCGCACGCCGCGCTGCACTCGGCGCGGGCCATGACGGGCGCGGACTTCGGACGCTGGGTGCAGCTGTGGAACGCGACGATCGACGGCCTGCACCGCGGACCGAACGCCGAGCGGGCCAAGGCGCAGGGCGAACGCATCGCGCTGGCCCTGCACAGGCGGCTGGCCGGCGACTCCGCGCCGCTGCACGGCGAGGGCCGGGTCGGCTTCGTCCCGCTGGCCGCGGTGGAGCTGCGCTCGGTCGCCTGA